The genome window CTTTATATCCTGCTACATTCTGTTCTTTGTTCATCTTACCTCAAAAAAATCGCGCTGCAAGCACACTCATTGACGCTTCACTTCGACAGTGGCCGAGAAGAAGGTAGCCCCGTTGCCCATGTCCGACAAGCGATTGGACGTCAGTGAATTCGCTCGCTGCTTCTTGCCGTCACCATCCCACCATAAGCCTTGGCTGATGACGGTTCCCGGCAGCATGGCTTCACTCACCTTGGCGGTAAGTTCGATACGCCCACGATCATTCCATACGACTACTGCATCTCCATCCTCCACGTTTCTGCGGCTAGCGTCCTCAGGATGCATTTGCAAAAGAGGCATCTTTTCCAAACGCTGGTGTTTGGCTGAATTGCCAAAGGTGGAGTTCAGGAAATTATGGTTCGGCGGTGATAGGAACATCAGCGGATACGTATCGGCAGGTCCAGCCGGATTCTCCCCATCATATCCTTCAATCAGAGCGCTATAGGTAGGGAGCGGCGGAAGCCCTCGCTGTTCCATCGTCTCCGAATACAATTCAATTTTCCCTGAAGGCGTAGGCAGCTGATCCAGAAATGCAGCATGTGACGACATATCCAGCTTCACGAATCGGTGTTCCTTCAGTTCTTCCAACGTGACTCCATTCATGTAGGGGTTGCCTGTGCCCTGAAGTGCGTCCTCAATCATCTGTTCCGGCGTTTCTCCGAAGATTGCGGGATCGTACCCCATGGCCTGCCCAAGCAGAGAAAACAGTTCCACATTGCTCTTGCTCTCTCCAATCGGTGCAATCACCGGCTCTTGCAGATGAACATACTGATGCCAATAGGAGGCATACAGGTCCGTCGCTTCAAATGAAGAGGTGGCCGGCAACAAGATATCTGCATATTTTGCCGTATCCGTCATGAACAGATCATGCACAACCGTGAACAGATCTTCCCTTGCAAAACCTCGCTCCACTCGTTCGGTATCCGGTGCCACCACCAGTGGGTTGCTGCAGTAGACCATCATGGCCCGGATCGGCTGCTCCGCTTCCAGCATCGCTTCACCAATCCGGTTCATGTTCACCACTCGCGGCTCCGGATTCTGCCGCAGTTCCGGACGTTCCAGCGCATCGCTATTCGTGCTCGCGTAGCTGTTGGTACGCACGGCACCGCCGCCTTGCTTCAGCCATTGCCCTGTAATGGCAGGCAGACAAGCTACGCTACGCACATTCATGCCCCCATTATCATGGTGCTGGAGGCCATTGCCGATGTGAATATGGGCTGCCTGTGCGTTACCATACATTTCGGCCAGCTTCACAATGGTCTCCTCCGGCACACCAGTAATGCGCGCAACGCGTTCAGGGGTGTAACTGCGGACATGATCACGTAGTGCCTCGTGTCCTACCGTATACTCTTGCATAAATGCTTCATCCGTCAGTCCCCGTTCAAACAGCACATGCATCAATCCGAGCGCCAGTGCGCTGTCTGTGCCCGGGTACAGCGGAATAAACCAGTCTCCCCATTGAGCGGTACGATTGCGATGAACGTCGATTACGACGATCTGGGCGCCCTTCTTGCGTGCTTTCTCCGCCAAAACGACCTGGTGCATATTCGTACTGACGATATTGCCGCCCCATACCAGAATAAGATCTGCATGCTCCGTATCTTCTGGCACCGTTCCATGGTTGGCGCCCATCGTATATTTCCAGCCCGTATTTCCGGCGGCATTACAGATCGTCTGCTCCAGCACACTTGCACCTAGTGCATTGAAGAACCGTCGATCCATGCCGTCTACGCCGAGAATGCCCATGTTACCGTAGAAGCTGTAGGGCAGGATGCTCTCCGATCCGTAGGTCTCGGACAATGCAGTGAACTTGGTCGTAATCTCCCTGATTGCTTCATCCCAACTGATTCGTTCGAACTTGCCTTCACCCTTGGCTCCAACACGTCTCATCGGATATTGCAGACGCTCGGGGTGATATACCCGCTCCGTCATATTTCTAACTTTATTACAAATGGCACCCTTGGTTATCGGATGGTCCGGATTGCCTGCCACCTTCACAATTTTACCGTTCTCTTTATGTAGTAACAGACCACAAGTGTCTGGACAATCGAGCGGGCATACCGCTGCAAATACCCCATTCTCCTGATCGATCATCGTATGGCTCCCCCTCTTCAAAAGCTATCCCTATATCATATCTTCTTCGAGGTTATCACGTAAAGAGAGCAGTATTTTTTTGCTTCATATTCACCGCTATAGCGGCTTCAAAATATTTTTAAAAAAATGTTATGCCAATTGATTCAACTTCAGAATTCAGGGGTAAATTAAAAACAAGGCATTAGGCTAGTGTTTCCCCACTTCCTCCTCATGCCATATCATGGACCACTCCCGAAATTCGCCATGAACAGGTTTCGTTCCCCCGAACCTTTTCATGGCGAATTTATTTTGCGTTAAAATCGAACAAAGACACCACAAAAAAGACTCCGACCTGCTCCTTCACAGCATCTTCGCCATGAAACGGAGCAAGATCAGAATCCTCTTCACTTCTAAGTGATATGAAGCACAAGTTTCGGGTCGTGCATTGTAATGTTATTCCGCTACGCCTGCTTGCTCAACATCACTCTAGCCTCCGTCTCCACAGGTTCAATTGACGTCGCTACCTCTGGTTTCACTTTAGGCTCAGCTTGGCGCAGGTACACCACCCAATAGGCTGCAGCTACAAACAGAGCACCTCCAGTCAGATTCCCAAGCCATACCGGAATGAAATTCATTACATATTGGCCCCACGAATAATGCCCTTCAAAGATTGCCGCAGGGATAAGGAACATATTAGCCACAACGTGCTGGAATCCAATGGCCACAAACGCCATCGTTGGAAACCAAATGCCCAGTACCTTGCCACTCATCGTATCCGATGCATAAGATAGCCACACGGCCAACGCGACCAACCAGTTACAGCCGATACCGGAGATAAAAGCCTGCAGGAATCCGTCATGCAACTTGTGACCAGCCATATCCACCACTTTAGCCAGATATACCCCCTCTCCAGTCAGACCAAGCACATGTCCAAACGCGTACGCGACAAACAAAGCTCCAACAAAGTTACCAATCGTCACTAATGTTAGATTTTTCAACATGCTACCTACGGATAACTTTCGAGCAATCGTCGCGAGCGGAACAGCCATCATGTTACCTGTCAGCAGCTCTCCACCACCTATGAGTACTAGCATCAATCCAACCGGGAACACCGCCGCACCGATCAGATTAACCAAGCTTCCCCACTCTGCCGGCGCAGATGCAATCACCCGAATATCCAGTAGAAAACCCAGCGCAATAAAAGCACCTGCCAGAAAACTAAGCACCAGTACAGAAGACACCGGATTTTGAGCCTTCTTCATGCCTGTTTGCGCCGTATATTGAGCAACCTCAAGAGGTGTTTTTGCTGCCATATCATTCATCCTCTCCTTCATTGTTCTTCGTGGAATAAAACACCTGAACTTCTTTGTTGATACGTTGAATGCCATATCTCAATTGTATATGGGTCTAGCACGAAACTTTGTGCAAATTATCACAATGTAATTTAAAAATATGCTTTTAAGATCGTCTTCGAAGTTATGACAGCAAGAGTATATTAAGGTCTATTTTTTAAAAAAAATCACAAAAAGACTGACGATATACTCGCCAGTCTTCCTTTTCCTTTATGATCGTCTGCCTTGCTTCGTAAGCTCGGCAGTTATTGTACATGTCGCATTTTCGGACAACCCTGACTTATCTTCGTATGTCGTCTGTCATGCTCACTGCTTAGCATGGATTCTGCTTGCTTACACCATTGCTGGTGCTTTTACTTCTATTGGAGGCAGTGCTTGCAGACCCGCCGTGTTCAGGAAGTTCCACGGTTTGTTGTAGTGTGGCTGGAAGAAGAAGTCGATGAAGGCCAGCTCATCTACGGTCATATTGTTTTGGATGCAGACCGAGATCGTATTAATCGATTGGGTCAGATCAACCTGAGACATCACCTGTGCTCCAACGATCCGACGAGTAGCCTGCTCATATACCACTTTGAGCAACAGTTTCTCCGCCGTTGGCATGAACTCCGGACGATAGCTGTCTTCCAGTACTACCGACTCCACAATCAGACCTTCGTCAGCAGCAGACGTTTCCGTCATCCCCGTACCAGCAATATTTTGCTCATATATTTTGATACCCGATGTTCCTTGTGTACCCATATACGGTGTCGTAGGACGAACCAGGTTACGGGCTACAAGTGTACCCATCCGCACGGCGTTGGTTGCCAGTGGAATGTAAGATGCTTTGCCTGTCGGGTTGTAATGAATAGCACAGCTGTCACCCGCAGCGAAGACGTCTTTTTGACTCGTTTGCATATATTTATCCACGATGATTGCGCCGTTTGGCAGCATATCCACTTGGCCTTTGAGCAGCTCGGTATTTGGACGGAAACCAATGCATAGAATCACCAGATCGGTTTCGAACTCTCCTTTGGACGTGATCACCTTGGTCACTTTGCCATTCTCTCCAGTAAACTTCTGTACCGTTTGACCAAGAGCCAGCTTGATGCCGCGTCCAGTCAGCGTATCTTCAATTGCATCTGTGAACTCAGGATCCAGGTATTTGTTCAAAATCCGGTCCACACTGTCGATCAGGGTAACTTCCTTGCCATTCATCTGGAAAGCTTCCACCAATTCAACGCCGATATATCCGGCACCTACAACGGTAACACGTTTGGCATCTTTGGCTTTTTCAATAATTGTGTTGGAATGATTGTAGTTTTTGCAAAGTAAAATGTTGTCCATCTCAATGCCTTCAAGCTTCGGAACGACAGGCCATGAACCAGTGGTCACGATCAGTTTGTCAAACGTATCTTCAAATTCTTCCCCGGTTTGCAGGTTTTTAGCCTGAAGGGTATGGCCTTTGGCATCAACTGCTGTAACTTCATGAAGCATCTTGGTCTCAACACCAAGCTCTGCCAACTGATTAGGCGAAGAATAGAACAAGCCGTCAGGATCTTTCACAACCCCACCTACGTAGAGCGCAATGCCACAAGATAGGAAGGAGATGTTGTCATTGCGCTCATACACGGTGATGGTAGCATCCGGGTACAATTTAGCGGTATTTACGATGGCTGCGGTCCCTGCATGTGTACATCCGATAACTGCGATTTTCATTAAAAGTTCCTCCTCGAAATATATAAATGAGTTTGAATATAACGTTATTATAGTTGTGAAATATTTCACTTCCTGTTCGAGACTGTGTATGTGATTTATTTCACTTTATACACTTATTATAATGTGATCTTTTTCACATTGCAATAGGTTGAGCAAAAAAAAATTGTCGAAGGAGGTCACTCGCTTTATTTTAAGCCTTTCTTCCCTTCATTGTATTGATTTCATTGTCCCCGAATTTAGGTCTATTTATGCTATGCGAATGGCTTCCGCAACTCCTTGTCGTTCAATGTTTGTCGTACTCTGCGTGGTTCCTGTCTCGCTTGACGTCCCCCTGATGAGAGCTGCAGGAAATATCCCCTATGCTGCTCTGCTGCTCCTGCCCATTCTCCACACCCGATATGATTAAAACGGATGTTCTCCCTCAACAAGCCACGTATATAAAATAATCAAAGAAGCCTGTCCTTGCACATGCAAGGACAGGCTTCTCAAACAATCATGGTTTAACCGAGCAATTTCTCAATATCTGCGATCATTGTCTCCGGAGATTCTTTCGGTTCAACACGACCGACCACTTCACCTTCACGGTTAACAAGGAACTTGGTAAAGTTCCATTGGATGTCGCTCGTTTCACCTGCGCCAGGTTGTTGCTCCTTGAGGTATTGGAACAGGGGATGTGTATCCTCACCATTCACATCTACCTTGGCAAACACCGGGAAATTCACACCATAGTTAATTTGGCAAAATGACTCGGCTTCCTCGCTTGTACCTGGCTCCTGCCCTCCAAACTGGTTACAAGGGAAACCCAGTACAACGAGACCCTGATCGCGATAACGATCATAGAGTTTTTGCAATTCACCGTATTGCGGAGTAAGTCCACACTTGCTAGCTGTATTGGCAATGATCAATACCTTACCTTGATACAGATCCAGTGAGACTTCCTGGTTCGCGGTGGTTACCGCTTGATATGAATATACGGACATGACTGATTCCTCCCATGACAAGTGTTGGTTTGGGCTGCTCCGAGCACGTTAATATAACCAATGAACATACAGCCTATCTTATTATTATAAACCTGATCCGATGTGATTACCAAATTCCGGGTCTGGACGTTCCCCTTCGCTCCCATGCGTTGCAAATTCCCCATGAACGCAAAAGAGCCGCCTGCGATAGCGCATAGCGGCTTCATTCTATAATGTAAGGACCACATATGGCCCATTTGTTAACTTCCTAACGCTTGAACGCGCTGTTCTGTCCGTCCTCCAGCATGAACCATTGCACTGTTCATAACCATCTGCTCCGGTTGTTTCGGTTGCTGGCGTTCGCCTGCAAGTGCGTAGGGCAAGCAGAGTGGTACACCGGAACGCGGATCAATCACGATATCTGCTTCAATGTTGAATACTTCACGAAGCACATCCGAGTTCATGACTTCCACAGGTGAACCCTGAGCAATGGCTTTACCTTTTTTGATACCAATCATGTGATGTGCATAACGGGAAGCATGATTCAAGTCATGTACAACCATAACAATGGTACGGTTAGCTGTGGCATTCAGCTGCTCAAGCAGTTGCAGTACTTCAAGCTGGTGAGCCATATCCAGGAACGTTGTTGGCTCGTCCAGGAACAGGATATCCGTCTCTTGAGCAAGTGCCATGGCAATCCAGGCACGCTGACGCTGTCCACCGGACAGTTGATCAATCGGACGATCGTGGAACTCTGTCATACCTGTCACTTCAATCGCCCATTCAATCATGCGTTTGTCTTCCGCCCGCATGGAGCCAAATCCTTTTTGATAAGGAAATCGACCATACGATACCAGTTCAGTAACGGTAAGTCCTTCAGGAGCGGTTGGATTCTGTGGCAAAATCGCAAGTTGCTTGGCAACTTCACGCGTGGATTGTTTATGGATGGACTTCCCGTCGAGTAATACATTACCTGCTTTTGGTGACATAATACGTGCCATCGTTTTCAGGATGGTTGACTTCCCTGATCCATTGGCTCCAACAAGTGCTGTAATTTTTCCTTGGGGAATCTGAATATTCAGATCCTCTACAATTAGTCTTTCCTCATAAGCGATATCCAGCTTGGTCGTCTCCAGACGAAACATGCGATCATCCCTCTCTCATTTATCCCGATTATGTAATCCGGCTATGACAACGAAAA of Paenibacillus sp. FSL R5-0517 contains these proteins:
- a CDS encoding molybdopterin oxidoreductase family protein — its product is MIDQENGVFAAVCPLDCPDTCGLLLHKENGKIVKVAGNPDHPITKGAICNKVRNMTERVYHPERLQYPMRRVGAKGEGKFERISWDEAIREITTKFTALSETYGSESILPYSFYGNMGILGVDGMDRRFFNALGASVLEQTICNAAGNTGWKYTMGANHGTVPEDTEHADLILVWGGNIVSTNMHQVVLAEKARKKGAQIVVIDVHRNRTAQWGDWFIPLYPGTDSALALGLMHVLFERGLTDEAFMQEYTVGHEALRDHVRSYTPERVARITGVPEETIVKLAEMYGNAQAAHIHIGNGLQHHDNGGMNVRSVACLPAITGQWLKQGGGAVRTNSYASTNSDALERPELRQNPEPRVVNMNRIGEAMLEAEQPIRAMMVYCSNPLVVAPDTERVERGFAREDLFTVVHDLFMTDTAKYADILLPATSSFEATDLYASYWHQYVHLQEPVIAPIGESKSNVELFSLLGQAMGYDPAIFGETPEQMIEDALQGTGNPYMNGVTLEELKEHRFVKLDMSSHAAFLDQLPTPSGKIELYSETMEQRGLPPLPTYSALIEGYDGENPAGPADTYPLMFLSPPNHNFLNSTFGNSAKHQRLEKMPLLQMHPEDASRRNVEDGDAVVVWNDRGRIELTAKVSEAMLPGTVISQGLWWDGDGKKQRANSLTSNRLSDMGNGATFFSATVEVKRQ
- a CDS encoding formate/nitrite transporter family protein, coding for MAAKTPLEVAQYTAQTGMKKAQNPVSSVLVLSFLAGAFIALGFLLDIRVIASAPAEWGSLVNLIGAAVFPVGLMLVLIGGGELLTGNMMAVPLATIARKLSVGSMLKNLTLVTIGNFVGALFVAYAFGHVLGLTGEGVYLAKVVDMAGHKLHDGFLQAFISGIGCNWLVALAVWLSYASDTMSGKVLGIWFPTMAFVAIGFQHVVANMFLIPAAIFEGHYSWGQYVMNFIPVWLGNLTGGALFVAAAYWVVYLRQAEPKVKPEVATSIEPVETEARVMLSKQA
- a CDS encoding FAD-dependent oxidoreductase, which gives rise to MKIAVIGCTHAGTAAIVNTAKLYPDATITVYERNDNISFLSCGIALYVGGVVKDPDGLFYSSPNQLAELGVETKMLHEVTAVDAKGHTLQAKNLQTGEEFEDTFDKLIVTTGSWPVVPKLEGIEMDNILLCKNYNHSNTIIEKAKDAKRVTVVGAGYIGVELVEAFQMNGKEVTLIDSVDRILNKYLDPEFTDAIEDTLTGRGIKLALGQTVQKFTGENGKVTKVITSKGEFETDLVILCIGFRPNTELLKGQVDMLPNGAIIVDKYMQTSQKDVFAAGDSCAIHYNPTGKASYIPLATNAVRMGTLVARNLVRPTTPYMGTQGTSGIKIYEQNIAGTGMTETSAADEGLIVESVVLEDSYRPEFMPTAEKLLLKVVYEQATRRIVGAQVMSQVDLTQSINTISVCIQNNMTVDELAFIDFFFQPHYNKPWNFLNTAGLQALPPIEVKAPAMV
- a CDS encoding glutathione peroxidase, producing the protein MSVYSYQAVTTANQEVSLDLYQGKVLIIANTASKCGLTPQYGELQKLYDRYRDQGLVVLGFPCNQFGGQEPGTSEEAESFCQINYGVNFPVFAKVDVNGEDTHPLFQYLKEQQPGAGETSDIQWNFTKFLVNREGEVVGRVEPKESPETMIADIEKLLG
- a CDS encoding ABC transporter ATP-binding protein codes for the protein MFRLETTKLDIAYEERLIVEDLNIQIPQGKITALVGANGSGKSTILKTMARIMSPKAGNVLLDGKSIHKQSTREVAKQLAILPQNPTAPEGLTVTELVSYGRFPYQKGFGSMRAEDKRMIEWAIEVTGMTEFHDRPIDQLSGGQRQRAWIAMALAQETDILFLDEPTTFLDMAHQLEVLQLLEQLNATANRTIVMVVHDLNHASRYAHHMIGIKKGKAIAQGSPVEVMNSDVLREVFNIEADIVIDPRSGVPLCLPYALAGERQQPKQPEQMVMNSAMVHAGGRTEQRVQALGS